The Streptomyces halobius genomic interval GTTGATCCGGATCAGATCACCGCCGGACTTGCAGTCCGCCACGGTGATGTGGCCGTCCCCCGAGAGGAGCTTCAGTCCCTTCTCAGCCAGCACCTTGTCCCGGTCCGGATACGAGAAGTCCTCGACCACCGAATCCAGTCCGTCACCGGACGCGCCGGACGCGTGCGCCGCACCGGCCAGCGGGCCGGTGCACCAGAGGGAGACACCGAACGCGGCCGTCAGCGTCATGGCCACTGGCCGCCCGAGCGTGCCGTGCCATCTCATACATGAACTCCCGAATATCTAGAACCACTGATAGAACGTCACGCCCCGAAGGGCCTCGTGACAGATAGGGCCGGGCGCCTGCGAAAAGGGGAGCGCCCGGTTCCGGCCGTACTTCTGAGCCCGCTCACGGGCATCAACTAGGTTGCTTCTGCGGGCGGGTGAGTATCTGACGGCAACCGCGCCGTCGGCAGCAGAACGGTTACGTCTGCGTACGGAGACGCCTTCCACATGCCCCACCCCAAGAACTGGCAACTCGGAAAATCCCTCAAAAAATATGAACTGCCTAAGAAACCTATGAGGAGATCATGAGGATATCTAGATGACAAACAGCATTAAATGGACATATGAGGCATGACTGTTGTGGGGTGACGCACGGTTGTACCGCCGGAGATCTCGATCATGCAACGACCGCAGTTGTAAACGTGCGGTGCGAGAAAGGCTGGGGGCGAGCCGGAGCTGACGGCGGCTCAGCCGACCAGCTGGGCCCCGCAGCCACTCCTCGACCTCGCCCACGTGCGCGGCCGCCGCTCGCGGAGACCAGATTCACCGGCTGGTCCGTGCGGAGGGTGAGGAGCACCAGGTGCGGCAGAGTGCGGTGGGCGAAGGAGTTCTGGTGACCGGTGGGCATGGAGCGGGTGAAGGCATCGACGAACCGGATGACCGTGTCGCACGTGTCCTCGGTGGAACCGAGGTTGTCACGCAGCTGGTGTACGCCGAGGACGGCGTAGCGGTAGAGGGTGGAGGAGTTGAACTCGACGGTGCCGATCATGCCCGCGCCGTGGTCCTCGGTGTTCTCGTCGTCCACCGCGGTGCAGTAGTCGAACTCCGTGCGCACGGCATGGGTGGAGAGGGCATGTGCGACTTGGACAGCGGCGTCCACGTTGAGGGCGGGCAGGTCGGCGACCATGCGGCCGAAGAGCGCGACCTCCGCCGGGTGGCCGGTCGAGAGGGTGGCGACCACCGGGAGCTTGCCGACCTCTGCTTTGAGGTCCGCGTCGGGCAAGGCGGCCAGTTCCGCGGCACGGCCGTTCAGCAGCTTGACGATCTCGTCGAGCTGGCGCTTGCCGAAGAAGAGGAGGTAGGCGGACTGCTCCTCCTTCTTGGACGACTTGGTGATCCCGAGGGGTTCCAGCAGGGTAGCGGTCAGACGGTCGGCCTGGGCGGCTTCAAGTCCCGCACCGCCCTCGGTGACCGGCAGGGTGAGCCGCTCGGAGAGCAGCGCGGCGATCCGCTTGGTCCGCGTCGCGCGGTCGGCCGGCTCGACGGCCTTGGCGAACTCGGTGCGGGTGGCCCGCTTCCACGCCTGGGAGGAGACCCGGGCACGGCGGGCGCCGCCGTAGAGCGCCTGCTTCGGAGTGCCGGAGTCGTCCCGGTTGGCGTTGGACCGGGGGCAGACTCTGCAGGATGTGGACCTCGACGAACAGGGTGGGCTGAGTCACGAACGGGCTCCTCGGTGACATGAGGCGTCGCCCAGCGGCGACACACGTAGCTGGATAAGGCAGGGTGATGCAGCGCCGGACGAGGAAACGGCTGTCCGGCGCCGATGTCAGGAGTTCTTGAATGTGGGCTCGATGCGGAAGTCGCGGTCCCAGCGGTCACGGAAACGGCCCTGGGCGTTCGGCCGCTTGGGGGCGTCCCAGGTCCGAAGAGCGGCGCGCAGAAGGTCGTAGTCGAGTCCGATTTCGGCGCGGGAGAGCAAGGTGACCAAGCCCCGCAAGTGCATCGCGAGCTCGCCGCTGTCGATCGAGGTGAGGAGTGCGCCGAACCGGCGTTCCAGTGCTTCCTCTCCGCTGCCGGTCTTCGCCAGCAGCAGGCGCGCGGCGGTGCCGGGGGTATGGCCGGCGACATGCATCGTCCGTTTGCGGCCCTGCTGGTGGCGCCCGAAGAGGGTGAGTACGGCGTGCTCGGCGATCAGGTCTCGGGGGGCGCCCTGTCCGTCCAGTACCCGGATCCTCTCCGGAGGGTCGTTCCCGCACCCGCGGGGGTAGTTCCTGCCTGGTGTTCCTGGGTGAGTTGGCGGCGCAGTTCGCCGGGGGCGGCGTCCAGGAGCGGTTGAGGCCGGCCTTCTGCCTCACCCGTCTCCCAGGTGCGGCTGACGTGCCGCGCACTGAACGCGTCATCCCCGAGACGTTGAGGTCCTCGATCGCGACCAGTGCGAACCGCGTGGCGAGCTGCTTGGTCACCACGTGCAGCGCTGTATCCCGGCGTACCGCGACCTCGTGATGCAGCTGGCCGACACGCTGTCGCGCCTTGGCCCGGCGAGCCGAAGACCTGACCCGGGGGCACATCGTACGAGCGCACAGGTCGGGCTCCTATGCGACGAGCGCTTCGTCAAGGTCAAGACCGCAGCCCGGGGCGCGGCAGTCCTCGCCGACAACGCCCGCCGCCGCCTCCGCAAGACCCAACCACCTCCGCAAGCGGGTTCCCTGCTTCCCGACGCCGGTCATGCCCGGTCCTCGACATCGACTCACGGTGCGCATCCGCGCGGAGGCGCTCCGCCCCCTCGGACTCCACGCCGACCAGCCCGCCTCGAAGGCCGTCGGCCCGTCCCGGCCGGATTGGTGGTACGCGTCGGCGGCGCGGACCACCGAGTGGCCCGCCCGGAGCGACGGACGTAACCCCGGAGTGACCACGGGTGACCCTCGAGCGAAGGAGATGCCCCCGGACATGAGGACAAGGGGACATGAGGACAAGGGGACATGAGGGCAAGGGCCGGGAAGACATCGCCCCCTCCCCGAGTTAGTAGAAACATGAACCATATCGGCGGGGTGGGCGAGGTCGAGGTCGTGGTGATCGGTGCGGGGCAGGCGGGCCTGGCCGCGGCCTTTCATCTGCGGCGGCTCGGTTACACGCCGGACCGGGATTTCGTCGTCCTCGATCACTCACCGCGGCCCGGCGGTGCCTGGCAGTTCCGATGGCCCACGCTGACGTACGACAAGGTGCACGGCATGCATGCGCTGCCGGGCATGCAGCTGACCGACGCCGATCCGCGGCGCCCGTCGTCCGAGGTGATCGGCGAGTACTTCGCGACCTACGAGCGTACCTTCGGGCTCCGGGTGCACCGGCCGGTCACGCCGGCCGCCCGACTTCCGGGAGGGCCCGTTCGGTGCGGAGCAGGGCCGGGCCGCGGTCGCCCTCGTCGAGCAGCGGGTCCGGGAGGGGCTGCCGCCGCGGAGCGTGGTGAGTGTGACCGGGCTACCGATGACCGAGGCGATCCGGCAGGCCCGCGAGACCGGCGTCCTGACACGGCTGCCGCTCTTCGACCGGGTCACGCCCACCGGCGTGGTGTGGGCGGACGGGCGCGCCGTCGACGCCGACACGATCCTCTACGGGACCGGTTTCCGCGCCGCCATCGACCATCTCGCCCCGCTGAAGCTGCGCGAGCCGGGCGGCGGCATCCGTATGGCGGGTACCCGAGCACTGCGCGACGCGCGGGTGCACCTCGTCGGCTACGGGCCGTCGGCGAGCACCATCGGCGCCAGCCGGGCGGGACGGGCCGCGGTCCGCGAGATCCGTCAACTGCTCGCCGAGGGGGCATCGCACGAAGCAGCAGGGAGCACGGAACCGCGCAGCGAGGAGCTACACATCGTAGGGCCACGGAGCCAGGCATCCAGCGCTCGTAGCACCGATGACCAACCCGACCGAGTCCGCCGAGCCTGGCTGTGACGTCCAACGGTAGTTGGCCGGTCCAAGCCACGGAACCACGGCCGAGGGCCGGTACTCAACCGCACCTGGCCACCTTGGTCCCACCTTGGTCAGGGGTAGTTGGCCGTTCTGGGCCGTGGAATCCGCGCCTCCAGCGAAATGTGGACATGCCGTGACCGCCGGTCGAGGAGAAGGAGCTCGACCGGCGGTCACTTCCGCCAGTGCCTTCCCGGGAACGCCGGGATTTTTGCAGGTGGGTTTGCGGCTGCCACCGGAGCCATCAGGGAACGGGAGGCCTCCAGTGAGGGCGCCTGTGATCAGGCGTTCCCGCGGAGAGACAGGGGGCGCTCAGTCGATGCGGATCGGGTTGGTGCCTGTGGGGCCGTAGCCACACATTGTTGGCGCCATGACGTGTGCTGGGCTGCTCCAGCCGGCGCACCGGTAGCTGGAGTGGCCGTACCAGTCGTGGCCGAACTCGTGTGCGGCGAGCAGTGCTTGGTCGTTGACGCCGCCCATGTACAGCGCGATGCGCCGGCCCTGTCCCCAGTTGCAGCCGACGATCCTGCCGCCCCCGCCGCAGTCGGTGATATAGGTGTCCCGGCATTCCACCGGGGTGTCGTTGTTCGAGGTTTCCTCCAGGTTGGCCCAGGCGGACGCGCCCCGAGCGATGGCCGCGGCGTACGGCCGGCAGGAAGCCGTGAGGTAGTAGCTGCGGTCGGTGGGGACATCCCAGCCGCCCTGAGGGGGTTCTTTGGTCTGCGGCTTCGCTGCCGCGAGTTCGGCCGCCGTTATACCGTGCCCCTCCGCCGCGACATCGACGGCCGCGACAGGCTGAGGTTGGGGGGAGGGGGCGGCTTGGGCGCCAGGTCCCAGCAGCCCGGCGGCCACAGTTACCACTGCTACGAGAACGGATCTCAGGAGCTGCTTTCTTCGCATGCTTCTTCTCCTGTTGTGGGGGGTTGCGCCAACGAAAGTTCGCCGACGACCGCGTCGCTTGGTATGGGCCAACGACGCTGTCCGGTCCCAGAGTTCGCAGAAGTACGGGCGGAGAACAATCCGGGAATCGGTAGGTAGGGGTACGCATGAAATTCGGCGTGGCGGCGTCCGGGGCGGGGCCGGCCCGCGTTCCGTGGTGTGCGGACCGATGGGCTCCAGGGCATCGTCGGCGCCCTGCCGTTCCGGCAGGCGCCGACCGGCTCGGGGGCGACGGACACCTGATGGTTCTCTGCGCCGACCCGTGGCGTCGGCCCGCACGTCGTCCAGCGGGGGATCGACACCTCCACCGTGGAAGGCCGGACGAGGTTCACCCCCGACCTCGATCGTCGGCACCTCGTCCCGAAGAGCCCGCTCCCGTTCCCCGGCACGACCACGCGCCGTGACACGAGCGGGAACCGGCCCGGAGTCGTACATGCCCCACGGGAACTCACCCAGGGGCGGTGGTGTCGCCCCTACTGCCCCGACTGCCCCGGGCTCCCGTTATTCGGTCCGGACCCATTGACTGCATTGGTACACACCAATAGCCTCCGAGCGTGTGATTGTCATGTCACGACGAAGAGGCTCATGAACGACGGGCGGCAGTCGTGCGGACACGCCGCCCGCCCCCTCCGGAGTCGACACTTGAGGGAGTCCCCTGGAGATCCCCCACCGGCAGACGCTTTCCGAGACGGGCCACAACAGCGCTCGCATGCCTGGTCATGCCACTCGCTGCCCTGGCCACTCCGGCGCAGGCGGCCGACGCGACCGCGAGACCGCCATCGCCACCCCGCGTGGGACAGCCAGTCCACCATCAAGGCGATCCGCGCGGCCGTCGGCGACTTCGTGCCATCCATCGGCGGCTGGAGCGGCAACAAGCTCGGCCCCAACTGCTCCACCCCGCAGGCCCTTGCGGGCGCGTACCAGAAAGTCATCGACGCCTACGGCCTCAAGGCGATCGACGTCGACATCGAGAACACCGACGAGTTCGAGAGCCCGATGGTCCAGGACCGCATCCTCGGCGCCCTGAAGATCGTCAAGCAGAACAACCCGGGCATCAGGACGATCCTCACCTTCCCGACGCTCGACACCGGCCCCAACTCCTGGGGGAAGCCGCCTCATCGAGCGGGCCGACGCCCTCCAGGCGGATGTCGACAACTTCACGGTCATGCCGTTCGACTTCGGCGGCCACGCCGACATGTACGGCAGCACCGTGCAAGCCACCGAGGGCCTGAAGGCCAACCTCAAGTCCGTCCACGGCTGGTCCGACGCACAGGCCTACGCCGCGATCGGCATCTCGGGATGAACGGCAACAGCGACACGGGCGAGGTCACCACTCCCCAGACATGGACCCGGATCCGCGACTGGGCCGATTCCACCGCATCGGCCGCTTCGCCTTCTGGTCGGTCGACCGCGACCGCCCCAACTGGGATTTCACCTCCATCACTGCCGGCTTCACCGGCTGACCACCTCGCCCATCCCTCAAGCGACATGACGGCGCTCCCGGACCACATCCGGTCCGGGAGCGCCGTCATGTCCCTCGGGGTCTGACCGCAGGCCCGCCAATGGGCCGTGCCGGCAACGGAACGCCGCGTCCAAGGGACGCTCGATCAGCTCGGTCAGATGCCGCTCGGCCGGGTGCCGTAACGCCGGCACTGTTCGCCTCTACCGGGGCGGCGTGCCACATGCGGGTGACCTCGGCCCGTGAGCTGACGTTGAGCTTGCACAGCACCTTGGCGACATGGTGTTCGACGGTGCGCGGGGAGAGGAACAGCACGTCGGCGATCTCCCGGTTGGTGTGCCCGAGCGCGACCAGCCGGGCGACCTCGCCCTCCCGGGGCGAGAGCTGGTCGCCGTAGCCGCGGCGACCGCGGCGGGACGGCAGCGGGATGTTCTGGCCGCGCAGCACACGGCGGCAGCGGGCGGCGTCGCGGATGGCGCCGAGCTCGGTGAACCGATCCGCTGCCACGGCGAGTTGGCCCGCGGCGCCGCTGTCGCCCGCGGTGAGGCGGCAGCGGGCGGCCGCCTCACCGGCGCGGGCGGCGGAGTAGGGCTGCGGCAGGACAGCGTATGCCCTGCGGGCCGCCTCGAAGGCCGCGGCGGCCTCCTCGGTACGTCCGCGGCCGGCCGCCAGGATGCCGCGACAGGCCGGCAGGGCAGCCGCGGCCAGCGGCGCGTCCCGACCGGCGATGCCCTCGGCCAGTGCGTCCGCAACCTGCTCCGCATCCGGCAGGCGGCCGCTGCGCACCAGCGCTGCCACCGCCATCGGTGCCAGGTCGCCGGCCCAGGACCAGATGCCCTTGCGGCGGATCCTGGCGATGCCGCGCTCGGCCTCGGTCCGTGCCCTGGCCGTCTCACCCCGGGCCTGAAGCAGGCGGGCCATGGCGCCGGAGGCGGTGGCCAGTATCGGCGCCGGTGTGTTCGCGGGGTCGGCGAGGCCGGCGGCCTGAAGTTCTGTGGCGGCCTCGTCCCACTCACCGAGCGTGGAGGCTAGCAGTCCCAGAACGAGGTGGGCGTCGGCCGCGATGCCCGAGACACCCTGCACCACGTCCAGGATGTGCCGGGCCCGCTCTGCCAGGCCCTGCCAGCGGCCCTCGTACCAGTCCAGGCGCAGCGCGGTGCCTTCCACGATACCTTCGAAGAACGCGGCTCCGCACTCGGCGGCCAACTGCCGCGCTTGCCTGCGGAAGCAATGCGCTGCCCGGTAGTGGCCGAGGCAGACGGCGGCGTCCGCGAAGTTGCCGCAGGCGCGTGCGACTTGGCGGCGGTCGGTGCCGGGCCCGGCCGTGCCGATGAGCCGCTCCGCCTGCGCCCAGGCCGTCGGGTCGCCCGAGCACATCGTCAGCGTCAGATGGTTGGCCCGTACGGCGGTGCACACCGACGGGTCGGGCTCCTGGGCCGCCAGCCTCTCGGCCTGCTCGATCCAGCGCTCGTAGACGTGGTACGGGTGGTCGCCCCAGCCGGGCATGGCCAGGGAGGCCATGCCGCGGGCCGCGAGGGCGGGGCGCTCGCGCAGCTCCTCGACCGCCAGTTCGGTGACGATCCGGCCCTCTTCGTACCGGCCGGCCTGGTTGTGGAGCAGCAAACCCAGATTGAGTCGGATCTCGCCGCGTATGCCGTCGGGTATGTGCCGGTCCCGCACGATGCCGCGCAGCAGTGCGGTGGCCCGGCGGTGGGTGAGCCCGACCACCGCGTCCCGGCTGAGCTCGACCGCGATGCGGGCACATTCCAGTCGGCCGAGGCGGCCGTCGGACAGCAGCTCCTCCAGCACTCCCACGGCGAGCGCCGGGTCGCCCGTCTCACGCGCCGAGGAGGCCGCCGCTTCGCCGTAACCCTGCCATTGCGTGAGTTCTCCGGCCTGACGGGCGTGGTACGCGAGCTGCACCAGGGGCTGCGGGTCCTGCGTGGCCAGGGCGCACATCGCCTGCCGGTGCAGCCGGTGCCGGTCGGGGCCCGGCAGGCTCGAGTGGACGGCTTGCTGGGCGAGGGCGTACCGGAATCCGTACCGGTCCTCGCCCCACTCGTGCAGTACGCCGGCCAGCAGCGCCTCCCGTACGGCCGCCGAGACCTCCGCCGCCGCGGGCCCTCCTGCCGTCCCGCGCATGACGGCGGCGATCAGCGCCTCGCTGGCGGGGACGCGGAGCACGCAGGCGGCATGCACGGCGGCCGCGGCCATGGGCGAGAGCACGCTCATACGGTCGGCAATCGCCTCCTGCAGCAGCGTAGGCACCGCCATCGCCTCCAACGCCTCGCGCTCCGCCAGCTGTTCGCGCCGTGCGTCCTCGGGCAGCGCGCGGACGAACTCCTCCACCACGAACGGGATGCCCGCGGTCCGCCGGTGCAACTCGGCGGCGAGGGTCGCGGAGGCCCTCGTCGAGGCACCGGTGAGGGCGGTGAACATCGCGCTCACGGCGTGCACGTCCAGGGGGTCAAGCGGGATGACCACAGCGGTGGTCCCGGGCGGGTGGCGATATGCCCGTCCGAACGGCAGTCCGGTGCCCGGCAGTTCCTCGCGGCGGTAGCTGAGCACCACCGACAGTGCGTCCGGCGGGTCGTCCACGAGGAATCGCAGCAGGTCCCGGGTGCCGTCGTCCGCCCAGTGCAGATCCTCGACGACCATCGCGGTCTCGCCCAGCGCATCGAGCAGCGCGCGCACGGCACGGAACAGCCGGTGCCGGTCGGCCTGCGGATCGTGCAGCGGCTCGGGGGCGGGCGGCAGCTGGTCGGCGAGTTCCGGCAGATACGGGCGCAAGGCGCCGCAGACCGGACTGAGTGCGGCGGGCAGCCCGCCGGCCAGGTGGCGCAGCAGGTCGAAGACCGGCCCGTACGGAAAGGGTTCGCGCAGTGGACGGCAGCTGCCCACAAGGATGCGGCGGCTGCGTACGGAGGGGTGGCGCAGGGCCTCGCGGATCAGCCGGGTCTTGCCGATTCCGGCCTCCCCCTCGACCAGGGCCACCGACGGCGGGTGCGTCACCGCTTCCGCCAGGGAGTGCAACTCGCCCGTCCGGCCGACCAGAACAGGCGATTCCAATGTGTGCAGGAGGGAGACGGTCATGGGTGACTCCGGCCGGTGGGGGGTCCGCGGTGCGCACGAGGGCGGGGTACGGGCGCGTCACCACGGCGACAGCGTGAAGTGTTGCCTGCGGACGTGTCCCTAGCAAGTCCGTGGCAGCGGGCTCGACTGGTTCGGTTGGTTCGGTGGCAGGAGCTGTGCCGTCTGGCGCGGGGCATGAGCCGTACCCGAGCGACCTGTCGGATGAAGCCTGGGAGCTGATCCGGCGACGGCGTCGACCTCGGCCACCGCACCAAACTCGCCTGGAACAGCCCGGAGGAGTGGATCTGGTCGGCAGAGCCGGTCCATGAACCGCTGATCTCCAAGGCGCCCCTCACCCGCGCCCAGGCCAAGCGCCAAGCGCGCAGCACGGACACGCACCGTGAGCGAGAGCCCCGCCCCACCGACCGCAGCTACGTCCTGCGCGGTCTGATCCGCTGCGCCATGTGCCACCGCGAAATGCAAGGCACCTCAACAAGGAGCGGGCACCGCCGAAGCAGTCGACGCCCACGACGAACGGGATGCCGCGGTGCTCGAAGTAGTTGATGGCCGCGAAGCTGTCGGCGAGCCGTCCGGTGTCGGCGAGCACCACCACGACGACAACCAGCAGGCTGAGCGCGGTGAGCGGGACGTCGTTGCGGATCGGGCTGCCGGTGACGCCGAAGTCGAGTACGACGAGAAAGGTCAGGCACGGTGTGGCCGCCATGCCGCCACGTGTCCGATGCACCCCGCAAAAGGGAAGAAGAGGCCGCCAGACGGGGCGGTTCGGATTTCCATCACCAGTTCGGACTTCAAGCGTTTACACGGCCGAAAACGAACGAGAGAACGAATGTTCACTAGAAGGCGTGATCGATACCGGAGGGGCTTTTGCGAGCACACCGCGTCAGGCGATGCTTACGGGGCGCAAGCGGCGGGCTGCAGACCGTGGCGGCGCCCCCGGTCGACATCCCTTGCTGGGCCGGGGAGTTGGTCCCACATCGCATGACTTTCTCAAGGAGAGAAACCGGATGAACATCGTCACCAGCCTGCTTGCCGGAGTCGTCGAATTCCTGGGTTGGCTCGTCTGACGCGTATCGCAGCACAAAGGCGCCGCTCCTCCCCGTCCCGGGAGGGGCGGCGCCTTCCGTGTTCTCCGGCCCGGCTACTTGTCCAGGTTCTCCCGGCTACCTGTCCAGCTTCTGCCGCGCCGTCTCCGGCAGCGTCAGATAGACACAGAACGACACCAGGCACAGCACGGCGACGTACCAGGGGAACAGCCCGGCGTGCCCGGCCTGTTTGAACCACGTGCCGACATACGGGGCGGTACCGCCGAAGAGGGCGACGGTGAGGGAGTACGGGAAGCCGATACCCGCGGCCCGCACCCGCGCCGGGAACACCTCTGCGTTCACGGCCGCGGCGACCGCCGTGTATCCGGTCAGCAGCACCATGCCCGCGCACTGCACCAGCAGCAGCGAAACAAATGCGTCGGTGACCAGGTGCAGCAGCGGCACCACCAGCACGGCGAAGCCCAGCGCGAAGCCGAGCAGCAGCGGCTTGCGGCCGATACGGTCCGAGAGCATGCCGCCCAGCGGCTGAAGCAGGGCGAAGAAGGCGAGCGAGAGGGTGCCGACGATGAGCGAATCGCCCTTGTCGAACCCCACGTTGACCTGCGCGAAAGTGGGCAGGTAGGTGGTCCATGTGTAGTAGGCGAGGGTGCCGCCCGCCGTGATGCCGCAGATCAGCAGGGACTGGCGGGGGTAGCGGCGCAACGCCTCGAAGAGGCCGGGGCGCGCGGCCGCCTGCTGCTCGTTGCTGCGCGTTTCCTGCGCACCTCGCCGGACCCACAGCCCGACCAGGCTCAGCAGCGCCCCCACCAGGAACGTCACCCGCCAACCCCACTCCCCCATCTGGCCGTCGCTGAGCAGCGCCGCGAGCAGCGCCGCCGTCCCGGAGGCCAGCAGCTGGCCGATGGTCGTCGAGACGTACTGGAAGCTGGAGTACAGCCCACGCCGGCCGGGGCCCGCCGATTCGACGAGGAACGTCGTGGACGCCGCGAACTCGCCGCCCACCGAAAGGCCCTGCACCAGGCGGGCGATGACCAGCACGAGCGGGGCCAGCACTCCGGCGGTGGCATAGGTGGGGGTGAGCGCGACGAGCAGACTGCCCGCGCCCATCAGCAGGATGGTGAGGGTCAGCGCGGCGCGGCGGCCGCGCCGGTCCGCGATCGCGCCCATCAGCAAACCGCCGACCGGCCGCATGAAGAAGCCCACCGCGAAGACCGCGAAGGAGGACAGCAGCGGCACCATGGAGTTGCCGGTGCCCTTGGGGAAGACCTGGTCGGCGAAGTAGACCGCCAGGAACGAGTACGCGTACCAGTCGTACCACTCCACGGCGTTGCCGACCGAGGCGGCGGCCAGCTGCCGCAGTCGCGATGCCGGCCGGGCGCCGTCGGGCAGCCGGTCCGGTCCGGCCAGGGGTTCCGCACTCGACATGGTCCTCCGCTCCGGTTCTTCTCCTGGGCCTGCTGCTGGGGCAGGATGATCCAACAGGTGATCATGACCCGGTGAGGTGGCCGGCCGCCAGGGGGTGTCGTCAGACTCCTCCTGGGTCCCGCGGTGGCCGAAAGGAGATGGCAACGTGCGTGTAGCACTGTTCGTCACCTGCATCAATGACGCGCTGAGGCCACGGACGGGGCGGGCGGTGGTCACCCTCCTGGAACGGCTCGGGGTGGCGGTCGACTTTCCCGCGGAGCAGACCTGCTGTGGTCAGCCGCAGTTCAACACCGGCTACCGGCATGCGACCGAGCCGCTGGTGCGCCGCTTCGACCGGGCGTTCCGGGACTACGAATATGTGGTGACCCCGTCCGGATCGTGCACGGCGATGGTGCGTGACAACTACCCGCGGATCGGGGCGAAGGCGGCGGCGGAGGGGCGCGGCCCGGAGCTCACGGGCATCGCGGCGGCCGCGGTGCCGAAGACGTACGAGCTGACCGAGTTTCTGGTGGATGTGCTGAAGGTGACCGATGTCGGGGCGTACTACCCGCACACCGTCACCTATCACCCGACCTGTCATGGTCTGCGGATGCTGGGGCTGGGCGACCGTCCCCGGCGGCTTCTGGAGCAGGTCGAGGGCCTGGAGCTGCGTGAGCTGCCCGGCGCCGAGGAGTGCTGCGGTTTCGGCGGCACCTTCGCGGTGAAGAACCCGGCGGTCTCGGCGGCGATGGGCGCCGACAAGGTCCGCAATGTGACGGCGACCGGCGCCGAGGCGGTCTGCACCGTCGACAACTCCTGTCTGCTGCACATCGGCGGCTCCCTCTCCCGGCAGGGCTCGCCGGTCCGCCCGGTCCATATCGCCGAGATCCTGGCCAGTACGGAGGCAGACGCGCAAGCACCTGTGGAAGCCGACACGAAAGCCCCTGCGGCATCCGGTACGGAAGGGAGCCCCCGGTGAGCGTCACGTATCTGGGCATGCCCGCGTTCCCCGAGGCCGCGGCCGCCTCCACCCGTGACCCCCGGCTGCGTGCCAATCTCACCCACGCCACCCACACCATCCGCGACAAACGGGCCAAGGCCGTCACCGAGTTGGCCGACTGGGGTCGGCTGCGGGCCGCCGGCGCCGCCGTCAAGGACCGTACGCTGCGCCATCTCGACCACTACCTGGAGCAGTTGGAGGCCGCGGTCACCGACGCGGGCGGGCAGGTCCATTGGGCGGCGGACGCCGTCGAGGCCAACCGGATCGTCACCCGGCTGGTGCGGGCGACCGGCGAGACGGAGGTCGTCAAGGTCAAGTCGATGGCGACGCAGGAGATCGGACTGAACGAGGCGCTGGCCGAGGCCGGGATCCATGCGTATGAGACGGATCTCGCCGAGCTGATCGTGCAGCTCGGCGACGATCTGCCGTCGCACATCCTGGTGCCGGCGATCCACCGCGACCGCGCCGAGATCCGGGACATCTTCCGCCGGGAGATGGGGCATTGGGGCCGTCCGGCGCCCGAGGGACTGTCCGACTCCCCCGCCGAGCTGGCCGAGGCCGCCCGGCTGCATCTGCGGGAGAAGTTCCTGTCCGCCAAGGTCGGGATCTCCGGCGCCAACTTCATGGTCGCCGAGTCCGGCACGCTGGTCGTCGTCGAGTCCGAGGGCAACGGCCGGATGTGCCTGACCCTGCCCGAGACCCTGATCTCCGTCGTCGGCATCG includes:
- the casB gene encoding type I-E CRISPR-associated protein Cse2/CasB, with amino-acid sequence MRVLDGQGAPRDLIAEHAVLTLFGRHQQGRKRTMHVAGHTPGTAARLLLAKTGSGEEALERRFGALLTSIDSGELAMHLRGLVTLLSRAEIGLDYDLLRAALRTWDAPKRPNAQGRFRDRWDRDFRIEPTFKNS
- a CDS encoding helix-turn-helix transcriptional regulator, translated to MTVSLLHTLESPVLVGRTGELHSLAEAVTHPPSVALVEGEAGIGKTRLIREALRHPSVRSRRILVGSCRPLREPFPYGPVFDLLRHLAGGLPAALSPVCGALRPYLPELADQLPPAPEPLHDPQADRHRLFRAVRALLDALGETAMVVEDLHWADDGTRDLLRFLVDDPPDALSVVLSYRREELPGTGLPFGRAYRHPPGTTAVVIPLDPLDVHAVSAMFTALTGASTRASATLAAELHRRTAGIPFVVEEFVRALPEDARREQLAEREALEAMAVPTLLQEAIADRMSVLSPMAAAAVHAACVLRVPASEALIAAVMRGTAGGPAAAEVSAAVREALLAGVLHEWGEDRYGFRYALAQQAVHSSLPGPDRHRLHRQAMCALATQDPQPLVQLAYHARQAGELTQWQGYGEAAASSARETGDPALAVGVLEELLSDGRLGRLECARIAVELSRDAVVGLTHRRATALLRGIVRDRHIPDGIRGEIRLNLGLLLHNQAGRYEEGRIVTELAVEELRERPALAARGMASLAMPGWGDHPYHVYERWIEQAERLAAQEPDPSVCTAVRANHLTLTMCSGDPTAWAQAERLIGTAGPGTDRRQVARACGNFADAAVCLGHYRAAHCFRRQARQLAAECGAAFFEGIVEGTALRLDWYEGRWQGLAERARHILDVVQGVSGIAADAHLVLGLLASTLGEWDEAATELQAAGLADPANTPAPILATASGAMARLLQARGETARARTEAERGIARIRRKGIWSWAGDLAPMAVAALVRSGRLPDAEQVADALAEGIAGRDAPLAAAALPACRGILAAGRGRTEEAAAAFEAARRAYAVLPQPYSAARAGEAAARCRLTAGDSGAAGQLAVAADRFTELGAIRDAARCRRVLRGQNIPLPSRRGRRGYGDQLSPREGEVARLVALGHTNREIADVLFLSPRTVEHHVAKVLCKLNVSSRAEVTRMWHAAPVEANSAGVTAPGRAASDRADRASLGRGVPLPARPIGGPAVRPRGT
- a CDS encoding MFS transporter, which encodes MSSAEPLAGPDRLPDGARPASRLRQLAAASVGNAVEWYDWYAYSFLAVYFADQVFPKGTGNSMVPLLSSFAVFAVGFFMRPVGGLLMGAIADRRGRRAALTLTILLMGAGSLLVALTPTYATAGVLAPLVLVIARLVQGLSVGGEFAASTTFLVESAGPGRRGLYSSFQYVSTTIGQLLASGTAALLAALLSDGQMGEWGWRVTFLVGALLSLVGLWVRRGAQETRSNEQQAAARPGLFEALRRYPRQSLLICGITAGGTLAYYTWTTYLPTFAQVNVGFDKGDSLIVGTLSLAFFALLQPLGGMLSDRIGRKPLLLGFALGFAVLVVPLLHLVTDAFVSLLLVQCAGMVLLTGYTAVAAAVNAEVFPARVRAAGIGFPYSLTVALFGGTAPYVGTWFKQAGHAGLFPWYVAVLCLVSFCVYLTLPETARQKLDR
- a CDS encoding (Fe-S)-binding protein — encoded protein: MRVALFVTCINDALRPRTGRAVVTLLERLGVAVDFPAEQTCCGQPQFNTGYRHATEPLVRRFDRAFRDYEYVVTPSGSCTAMVRDNYPRIGAKAAAEGRGPELTGIAAAAVPKTYELTEFLVDVLKVTDVGAYYPHTVTYHPTCHGLRMLGLGDRPRRLLEQVEGLELRELPGAEECCGFGGTFAVKNPAVSAAMGADKVRNVTATGAEAVCTVDNSCLLHIGGSLSRQGSPVRPVHIAEILASTEADAQAPVEADTKAPAASGTEGSPR